GACTGAGCCGGCCCCAGAATCGTCGGCCGGCTCCGGCGGGGGCCGGTGGTCAGCGAAACGCAAGATGTCGGTCATCCTGGAGTTGCTGCGCGGAGCCGATCTGGAGACCACCTCCCGTAAGCATCGAGTGACTGTGGCCAAGTTGACCGAGTGGCGAGACCGCTTCCTGGCCGGTGGTGAGGCCAGTCTGAAAAGCCGGGAGACCGACGTCGAGGACGAAGAGAAGAAGCGCCTGAAGTCGGTAGTGGCCAGTGTGTGTGTGGACAACGAGCTGCTGCGGGAGAAGATTGCGCGGCTGGAGGACGGCCGCCCTTTTCGGTCCTGGAGGTCGAGACTATGAGCCGCACCGTCTCGCCTTCCAGCAACAAGCCGTATGGTGTGGCACAAGTGACCGCGGTCTGGGACTTGGCGCGCTCCAGCTTCTACGCCGCTCGCCACCGCGAGCAGCATCCGCGGGAGCCGCAAAAGCGCGGCCCGAAGGTTCTTTCCGACGAGGAACTGCTGGCGGAGATTCGCCAGCTTCTCGAGGCGCCCGTGTTCGCCGGAGAAGGCCATCGAAAGATCTGGGCCCGGCTGCGCCACAAGGGCGTACGCACTTCCAAAGC
This bacterium DNA region includes the following protein-coding sequences:
- a CDS encoding transposase → TEPAPESSAGSGGGRWSAKRKMSVILELLRGADLETTSRKHRVTVAKLTEWRDRFLAGGEASLKSRETDVEDEEKKRLKSVVASVCVDNELLREKIARLEDGRPFRSWRSRL
- a CDS encoding transposase yields the protein MSRTVSPSSNKPYGVAQVTAVWDLARSSFYAARHREQHPREPQKRGPKVLSDEELLAEIRQLLEAPVFAGEGHRKIWARLRHKGVRTSKARVLRLMRQNGLLSPARQPDPVRSNPHEGTIITEAPNQMWGADATATFTDVEGSVTVFAAIDHCTADCVGI